The Thermoanaerobaculia bacterium genome contains a region encoding:
- a CDS encoding leucine--tRNA ligase: MNGYEHKQIEAKWQERWERQRASEVDLKNSREKYYMLMMFPYPSGDRLHVGHGRNYILGDALYRYLRMRGRRALNPMGWDSFGLPAENAAIQRGIHPRDWTLDNIRVMKSQFRKWGILYDWSKEITSCLPDYYKFNQWLFLQMLEKGLAYKRRAPVNWCPSCRTVLANEQVVEGACERCGTAVEQRELEQWFFRITQYADRLLAGLDGLGGWPDKVKAMQRNWIGRSQGGEIDFAVVGRAESITVFTTRPDTIHGATFLVLAPEHPLAATLIAGHPEREALAAWIEKVRKTPRIEREGESSPKEGRFTGAMATNRATGEAIPIWLANYVLPDYGSGAIMAVPAHDARDLAFARQEKLAVRLVYHPDRPPGGPDAALLAEEMAAPILHEGRIRGCGQFDGLADGPETIQRFIDWMEKEGWGRAKVTYRLRDWLISRQRYWGTPIPVVYCDACGIVPVPESELPIELPYDVEFTGKEGNPLSRCESFVNTTCPRCKAPARRETDTMDTFVDSSWYYLRYLSPRDPQRIFDSEIAARWAPVDQYIGGIEHAILHLLYARFICRVVHDMGLVPFEEPFTNLFNQGMITRYAEKTGRVEKMSKSKGNAVSPDPLIDEMGADTERVYTLFLGPPEDEVEWSDEAVSGAYRFLNRIWRVAERLHDCPPTAPSDDALERLRHVTIQRVTRDLDRFKFNTAVAALMEFLNGLTRAVEEKTASKICCEAAIDTLVQLLHPMAPHITEEIWEMRGNGQSLLESDWPVLDEAKLQRQQFLLVVQVDGKLRDRIEVESAWGEKEVRRAVLLSPKVREHLGGREIEKFVFIPGRLVNVVTRKDMPA, from the coding sequence ATGAACGGCTACGAGCACAAGCAGATCGAAGCGAAGTGGCAGGAGCGGTGGGAGCGGCAGCGCGCGTCGGAAGTCGATCTCAAGAACTCGCGCGAGAAGTACTACATGCTCATGATGTTCCCCTATCCGTCCGGAGACCGGCTGCACGTCGGTCACGGGCGCAACTACATTTTGGGCGACGCCCTCTACCGCTACCTGCGCATGCGCGGCCGGCGGGCGCTCAATCCGATGGGCTGGGACTCGTTCGGTCTTCCGGCGGAGAACGCGGCGATCCAGCGCGGCATCCATCCGCGCGACTGGACGCTCGACAACATCCGCGTCATGAAGAGCCAGTTCCGCAAGTGGGGGATCCTCTACGACTGGTCGAAAGAGATCACCTCCTGCCTTCCGGACTACTACAAGTTCAACCAGTGGCTCTTCCTGCAGATGCTGGAGAAGGGGCTCGCCTACAAGCGCCGCGCACCGGTCAACTGGTGTCCGAGCTGTCGCACGGTGCTCGCCAACGAGCAGGTCGTCGAAGGCGCCTGCGAGCGCTGTGGCACGGCGGTCGAGCAGCGCGAGCTCGAGCAGTGGTTCTTCCGCATCACGCAATACGCCGATCGCCTGCTCGCCGGGCTGGACGGCCTCGGCGGCTGGCCGGACAAGGTGAAGGCGATGCAGCGCAACTGGATCGGGCGCTCCCAGGGCGGCGAGATCGACTTCGCGGTCGTGGGACGCGCCGAATCGATCACCGTCTTCACCACGCGGCCCGACACCATCCACGGAGCGACCTTCCTCGTGCTCGCGCCCGAGCATCCGCTGGCCGCGACGCTCATCGCCGGACATCCGGAGCGCGAAGCGCTCGCGGCATGGATCGAGAAGGTCCGCAAGACGCCGCGCATCGAGCGCGAGGGCGAGAGCTCTCCCAAGGAGGGGCGCTTCACTGGTGCGATGGCGACCAATCGCGCGACCGGCGAGGCGATTCCCATCTGGCTCGCCAACTACGTCCTGCCCGACTACGGCAGCGGTGCGATCATGGCCGTGCCCGCCCACGACGCCCGCGACCTCGCGTTCGCCCGCCAGGAGAAGCTCGCGGTGCGGCTGGTCTACCATCCCGACCGGCCGCCCGGGGGACCGGACGCAGCGCTGCTGGCGGAGGAGATGGCGGCGCCGATCCTGCACGAAGGGCGCATCCGCGGCTGCGGGCAGTTCGACGGCCTCGCCGACGGCCCTGAGACCATCCAGCGCTTCATCGACTGGATGGAGAAGGAAGGCTGGGGGCGCGCCAAGGTGACCTACCGCCTGCGCGACTGGCTGATCTCGCGACAGCGCTATTGGGGGACGCCGATCCCGGTCGTCTATTGCGACGCCTGCGGCATCGTGCCCGTGCCCGAGAGCGAGCTGCCGATCGAGCTGCCCTACGACGTCGAGTTCACCGGCAAGGAGGGCAATCCGCTCTCGCGCTGCGAGTCGTTCGTGAACACGACCTGTCCGCGGTGCAAGGCACCGGCCCGTCGCGAGACCGACACGATGGACACGTTCGTCGACAGCTCCTGGTACTACCTGCGCTACCTTTCGCCGCGCGATCCGCAGCGCATCTTCGATTCCGAGATCGCGGCGCGATGGGCGCCTGTCGACCAGTACATCGGCGGTATCGAGCACGCGATCCTGCACCTGCTCTATGCGCGATTCATCTGCCGGGTGGTTCACGACATGGGTCTGGTGCCGTTCGAGGAGCCGTTCACCAACCTCTTCAACCAGGGAATGATCACCCGCTACGCCGAGAAGACCGGGCGGGTGGAGAAGATGTCGAAGTCCAAGGGCAACGCGGTTTCGCCGGATCCGCTGATCGACGAGATGGGCGCGGACACGGAACGCGTCTACACTCTCTTCCTGGGCCCGCCGGAGGACGAAGTCGAGTGGAGCGACGAGGCGGTCTCCGGGGCCTACAGGTTCCTGAATCGCATCTGGCGGGTGGCCGAGCGGCTGCACGACTGCCCGCCGACCGCGCCCTCCGATGACGCCCTGGAGCGCCTGCGCCACGTCACCATCCAGCGCGTGACACGGGATCTCGATCGCTTCAAATTCAACACGGCGGTCGCCGCGCTGATGGAGTTCCTGAACGGTCTGACGCGCGCCGTGGAGGAGAAGACGGCGTCGAAGATCTGCTGCGAGGCGGCGATCGACACGCTGGTGCAACTGCTGCATCCGATGGCGCCGCACATCACGGAGGAGATCTGGGAGATGCGCGGCAACGGGCAGTCGCTGCTCGAAAGCGATTGGCCGGTGCTCGACGAGGCGAAGCTCCAGCGGCAGCAGTTCCTGCTCGTCGTCCAGGTCGACGGGAAGCTCCGGGACCGCATCGAAGTGGAGAGCGCCTGGGGCGAGAAGGAGGTCCGGCGGGCGGTACTCCTTAGCCCGAAGGTGCGGGAGCACCTCGGAGGCAGGGAGATCGAGAAGTTCGTGTTCATTCCCGGACGGCTGGTGAACGTGGTGACTCGAAAGGACATGCCGGCATGA
- the rpsT gene encoding 30S ribosomal protein S20 — protein MANTKSAKKRAEKSEAQRIKNRTMRSRMRTAVKKLRAAVASGDEKKAQELLPLTIKVVDSTAQKGIIHRNTAARTKSRLVASLRKAQ, from the coding sequence ATGGCGAACACCAAGTCGGCCAAGAAGCGCGCCGAAAAGTCTGAGGCTCAGCGGATCAAGAATCGTACGATGCGCTCGCGGATGCGGACCGCCGTCAAGAAGCTGCGCGCAGCGGTCGCTTCGGGCGACGAGAAGAAGGCCCAAGAGCTCCTGCCGCTGACCATCAAGGTCGTGGACTCGACGGCCCAGAAGGGCATCATTCATCGCAACACTGCGGCGCGGACCAAGTCCCGCCTGGTGGCTTCGCTGCGCAAGGCCCAGTAA
- the ybgF gene encoding tol-pal system protein YbgF: MPGMNQAGRTILQKRAAFAALIAAGVAIGGCVSSTDIDALSDQIADVQKQASQLQQQGSSKQEVAQLEATIQRQTDALLKAEADMRLDINSLSAQIAQLQDKLEDTNYRLAQVSQQIAATNQDLKASRTAPLIPGAAADGSQPSAAVSSDPETLYQTSYSDYLRGNYDLAMLGFKQYLEAFPDTDLTDNAIYWIGECFYRQQKYVEAIAEYDRVLKQFPRSDKTASALLKKGFALLEQGQKKDGIVQLQNVVKSFPSSDEANLAKQRLQSLGVDPGGRK; encoded by the coding sequence TTGCCCGGAATGAACCAGGCCGGCAGGACGATTCTGCAAAAGCGCGCAGCCTTCGCAGCCCTGATCGCCGCCGGAGTGGCGATCGGTGGCTGCGTCTCCTCGACCGACATCGACGCGCTGAGCGACCAGATCGCCGACGTCCAGAAGCAGGCGTCGCAGCTGCAGCAGCAAGGCTCGAGCAAACAGGAAGTGGCCCAGCTCGAGGCGACGATCCAGCGCCAGACCGACGCGCTGCTCAAGGCCGAAGCCGACATGCGGCTGGACATCAACAGCCTTTCGGCCCAGATCGCCCAGCTGCAGGACAAGCTCGAGGACACCAACTACCGTCTGGCGCAGGTCTCACAGCAGATCGCCGCCACGAACCAGGACCTCAAAGCCTCGCGCACAGCTCCCCTGATTCCGGGCGCGGCGGCGGACGGATCGCAGCCTTCGGCCGCGGTGAGCTCGGATCCGGAGACTCTCTATCAGACCTCCTACAGCGATTATCTGCGCGGCAACTACGACCTCGCGATGCTCGGCTTCAAGCAGTACCTGGAGGCATTTCCCGATACCGACCTGACGGACAATGCCATCTACTGGATCGGCGAGTGTTTCTACCGCCAGCAGAAGTACGTCGAGGCGATCGCCGAGTACGACCGGGTGCTGAAGCAGTTCCCGCGCAGCGACAAGACGGCGAGCGCGCTGCTCAAGAAGGGCTTCGCGCTCCTCGAGCAGGGACAGAAGAAGGACGGTATCGTGCAGCTGCAGAACGTGGTCAAGAGCTTTCCGTCCTCGGACGAAGCCAACCTGGCCAAACAGCGACTGCAGAGCCTTGGCGTTGATCCCGGAGGCCGGAAGTAG
- the pal gene encoding peptidoglycan-associated lipoprotein Pal, whose protein sequence is MVVTACAKKAPKTSDVDANTVATPPPATDVNPQARPAVVDPTENDPLKDPDLAKINDYLVKQGLLGDVFFEYDKADLRDDARARLAANADWLRAHPEFEVTIEGHCDERGTNEYNLALGARRSGSARDYITSLGVAASRMRSISYGEERPQCTASSESCWAMNRRAHFVVTGRTNVG, encoded by the coding sequence ATGGTCGTGACGGCTTGCGCCAAGAAGGCTCCGAAAACCAGCGACGTCGATGCGAACACTGTGGCCACGCCGCCGCCCGCCACCGACGTCAATCCGCAGGCGCGCCCGGCGGTCGTGGACCCGACCGAGAACGACCCGCTGAAGGACCCCGATCTCGCGAAGATCAACGACTACCTGGTCAAGCAGGGCCTCCTGGGCGACGTCTTCTTCGAATACGACAAGGCCGACCTGCGCGACGACGCCCGCGCCCGCCTGGCGGCGAACGCCGACTGGCTGCGTGCCCACCCCGAGTTCGAAGTGACGATCGAGGGCCACTGCGACGAGCGCGGCACCAACGAATACAACCTCGCGCTCGGCGCCCGGCGCTCCGGATCGGCCCGCGACTACATCACTTCCCTCGGCGTCGCCGCGTCCAGGATGCGTTCGATCAGCTATGGCGAGGAGCGTCCGCAGTGCACCGCGAGCAGCGAGAGTTGCTGGGCCATGAACCGCAGGGCCCACTTCGTCGTCACCGGACGCACGAACGTCGGTTGA